From Lepus europaeus isolate LE1 chromosome 3, mLepTim1.pri, whole genome shotgun sequence, a single genomic window includes:
- the IRF4 gene encoding interferon regulatory factor 4: MNLEGGGRGAEFGMSAVSCGNGKLRQWLIDQIDSGKYPGLVWENEEKSIFRIPWKHAGKQDYNREEDAALFKAWALFKGKFREGIDKPDPPTWKTRLRCALNKSNDFEELVERSQLDISDPYKVYRIVPEGAKKGAKQLALEDPQMTMGHPYTMTAPYTSLPAQVHNYMMPPHDRSWRDYVPDQPHPEIPYQCPVTFGPRSHHWQGPTCENGCQVTGTFYACAPPEAQAPGIPIEPSIRSAEALALSDCRLHISLYYREILVKEMTTSSPEGCRISHGHTYDASNLDQVLFPYPEDNGQRKNIEKLLSHLERGVVLWMAPDGLYAKRLCQSRIYWDGPLALCSDRPNKLDRDQTCKLFDTQQFLSELQAFAHHGRPLPRFQVTLCFGEEFPDPQRQRKLITAHVEPLLAKQLYYFAQQNSGHFLRGYDIPEHISSPEDYHRSIRHSSIQE; encoded by the exons ATGAACCTGGAGGGCGGCGGCCGGGGCGCGGAGTTCGGCATGAGCGCGGTGAGCTGCGGCAACGGGAAGCTCCGCCAGTGGCTGATCGACCAGATCGACAGCGGCAAGTACCCGGGGCTGGTGTGGGAGAACGAGGAGAAGAGCATCTTCCGCATCCCCTGGAAGCACGCGGGCAAGCAGGACTACAACCGCGAGGAGGACGCCGCCCTCTTTAAG GCTTGGGCACTATTTAAAGGCAAGTTCCGAGAAGGCATCGATAAGCCGGACCCTCCCACCTGGAAGACGCGCTTGCGGTGTGCTCTGAACAAGAGCAATGACTTTGAGGAGCTGGTGGAGAGGAGCCAACTGGACATCTCAGACCCCTACAAAGTGTACAGGATCGTCCCCGAGGGAGCCAAGAAAG GGGCCAAGCAGCTGGCGCTGGAGGACCCACAGATGACCATGGGCCACCCCTACACCATGACGGCTCCCTACACCTCGCTCCCAGCCCAG GTTCACAACTACATGATGCCGCCCCACGACCGCAGCTGGAGGGATTACGTCCCCGATCAGCCACACCCAGAAATCCCCTATCAATGTCCCGTGACGTTTGGCCCCCGCAGCCACCACTGGCAAGGCCCAACCTGTGAAAACG GTTGCCAGGTGACAGGAACCTTTTATGCTTGTGCCCCACCCGAGGCCCAGGCTCCCGGGATCCCCATAGAGCCAAGCATAAggtctgctgaagccctggcgcTCTCAG ACTGCCGCCTGCACATCTCCCTGTACTACCGGGAAATCTTGGTGAAGGAGATGACCACGTCCAGCCCCGAGGGCTGCCGGATCTCCCACGGACACACTTACGACGCCAGCAACCTGGACCAGGTCCTGTTCCCTTACCCGGAGGACAATGGGCAGAGGAAAAACATCGAGAAGCTGCTGAGCCACCTGGAGCGGGGCGTGGTCCTCTGGATGGCCCCCGACGGGCTGTACGCCAAAAGACTGTGCCAGAGCAGGATCTACTGGGACGGGCCTCTGGCCCTGTGCAGCGACCGGCCCAACAAACTGGACAGAGACCAGACCTGCAAGCTCTTTGACACGCAGCAGTTCCTGTCAG AGTTACAAGCGTTCGCTCACCACGGCCGTCCGCTGCCGAGATTCCAGGTGACCTTGTGCTTCGGGGAGGAGTTCCCAGACCCTCAGAGGCAGAGGAAGCTCATCACGGCTCAC GTAGAACCTCTGCTAGCCAAGCAACTCTATTATTTTGCTCAGCAAAACAGTGGACATTTCCTGAGGGGCTACGATATCCCTGAACACATCAGCAGCCCGGAGGATTACCACAGATCTATCCGCCACTCTTCCATTCAAGAATGA